The proteins below come from a single Oxyura jamaicensis isolate SHBP4307 breed ruddy duck chromosome 1, BPBGC_Ojam_1.0, whole genome shotgun sequence genomic window:
- the SUCLA2 gene encoding succinate--CoA ligase [ADP-forming] subunit beta, mitochondrial, whose amino-acid sequence MAASIIRSRAAAGLRGSGLCTTLGTAMAKILGGGPGILNNHGFQVQQQQQRKLSLHEYLSMGLLQEAGISVPHGVVARTPDEAYKIAKEIGSKDLVVKAQVLAGGRGKGTFEGGLKGGVKIVFSPEEAKDISSKMIGKKLFTKQTGEKGRICNQVFICERRYPRREYYFAITMERSFQGPVLIGSSQGGVNIEDVAAENPDAIIKEPIDIVEGIKKEQAVRLAQKMGFPPNLVDEAAENMIKLYNLFLKYDATMIEINPMVEDASGVVMCMDAKINFDSNSAYRQKKIFDMQDWTQEDQRDRDAAKADLNYIGLDGNIGCLVNGAGLAMATMDIIKLHGGTPANFLDVGGGATVQQVTEAFKLITSDKKVLAILVNIFGGIMRCDVIAQGIVMAVKDLDLKIPIVVRLQGTRVDDAKALITASGLKILACDDLDEAAKMVVKLSEIVTLAKQAQVDVKFQLPI is encoded by the exons ATGGCGGCCTCCATCATCCGCAGCCGGGCGGCGGCCGGGCTGAGGGGCAGCGGGCTCTGCACCACCCTGGGCACCGCCATGGCCAAG attctTGGTGGAGGTCCAGGAATACTCAATAATCATGGGTTTCAGgtgcaacaacagcaacagaggAAGCTGTCACTACATGAATACTTGAGCATGGGACTGTTGCAGGAGGCTGGTATTTCTGTTCCGCATGGAGTAGTTGCCCGGACGCCAGACGAAGCTTacaaaatagcaaaagaaataG GTTCAAAGGATCTTGTGGTAAAAGCACAGGTTTTAGCTGGTGGTAGAGGGAAAGGAACCTTTGAAGGTGGCCTCAAAGGAGGAGTGAAAATAGTTTTTTC CCCAGAAGAAGCAAAAGATATCTCCTCCAAAATGATTGGAAAGAAGTTGTTTACCAAGCAGACAGGAGAGAAGGGCAGGATATGCAATCAAGTATTTATCTGTGAGCGCAGATATCCCAGGAGAGAATACTATTTTGCAATAACAATGGAAAGGTCGTTTCAA gGTCCCGTGCTGATAGGCAGTTCTCAGGGTGGCGTTAATATTGAAGATGTTGCTGCAGAGAATCCTGATGCGATAATTAAGGAACCCATTGATATAGTAGAAGGCATAAAAAAGGAGCAAGCTGTTAGG CTAGCCCAAAAAATGGGATTTCCTCCTAATCTAGTGGATGAAGCGGCTGAAAACATGATCAAATTATATaatctctttctgaaatatgatGCTACCATGATAGAAATAAATCCTATGGTTGAAGACGCATCAGGAGTTG tgaTGTGTATGGATGCCAAGATAAATTTTGACAGTAATTCAGCCTATCGccagaagaaaatctttgatATGCAAGACTGGACACAGGAAGATCAAAGAGACAGGGATGCTGCAAAAGCAGATCTCAACTACATAGGATTGGATGGAAACATCGGCTGCTTAG TCAACGGTGCTGGTTTAGCTATGGCCACGATGGATATAATTAAACTTCACGGTGGGACTCCAGCAAACTTCCTTGATGTTGGTGGCGGTGCTACAGTGCAGCAAGTGACAGAAGCCTTTAAGCTTATTACCTCTGATAAAAAG GTACTGGCTATTCtggtaaatatttttggtgGCATTATGAGATGTGATGTGATAGCACAAGGTATTGTTATGGCAGTGAAGGATTTGGACCTAAAAATACCAATTGTGGTACGATTGCAAG GTACACGAGTTGACGATGCCAAAGCTTTGATAACAGCAAGTGGCCTCAAAATCCTTGCATGTGATGACTTGGATGAAGCTGCTAAAATG gtggTGAAACTCTCTGAGATTGTAACCTTAGCAAAACAAGCTCAGGTGGATGTTAAATTTCAGTTGCCGATTTGA